A window of the Pedobacter frigiditerrae genome harbors these coding sequences:
- the rfbB gene encoding dTDP-glucose 4,6-dehydratase translates to MKKILITGGAGFIGSHVVRRFVNNYPQYEIVNLDALTYAGNLANLTDVENKSNYRFIKADITDAAEINNLFKAENFDAVIHLAAESHVDRSIVDPTAFVMTNVIGTVNLLNAAREFWKGNYATKRFYHVSTDEVYGALGETGMFTESTAYDPHSPYSASKASSDHFVRAYHDTYGLDVVISNCSNNYGSHHFPEKLIPLAINNIKNNKPVPVYGKGENVRDWLWVEDHARAIDVIFHQAKTGQTYNIGGHNEWKNLDLIHLLCTIMDQKLGRAQGESAKLITFVTDRAGHDLRYAIDSTKLQNELDWVPSLQFEEGLAKTVDWYLNNEDWLNNVTSGNYQAYYDNQYKGR, encoded by the coding sequence ATGAAGAAGATTTTAATTACAGGTGGTGCAGGCTTTATAGGCTCGCACGTTGTGCGAAGGTTTGTAAATAACTACCCCCAATATGAAATAGTTAATTTAGATGCATTAACTTATGCGGGCAACTTAGCTAATCTTACTGATGTAGAGAATAAATCCAATTACAGATTTATAAAAGCCGATATTACCGATGCAGCAGAAATTAACAATCTTTTTAAAGCTGAGAATTTCGATGCTGTAATTCATTTGGCAGCAGAATCTCATGTAGATCGCTCCATTGTAGATCCAACTGCATTTGTAATGACTAATGTGATAGGTACTGTTAATCTTTTAAATGCTGCCAGAGAGTTTTGGAAAGGTAATTATGCAACGAAACGTTTTTACCATGTTTCTACAGATGAAGTTTACGGAGCATTAGGCGAAACTGGAATGTTTACAGAATCTACAGCTTATGATCCTCATAGCCCATATTCTGCATCAAAGGCTAGTTCTGATCACTTTGTGCGTGCCTATCATGATACTTACGGATTAGATGTTGTTATTTCTAATTGTTCTAATAATTATGGGTCACATCATTTTCCTGAAAAATTAATCCCATTGGCCATAAATAACATAAAGAATAATAAACCTGTTCCTGTTTATGGAAAAGGTGAAAATGTTAGAGATTGGCTTTGGGTAGAAGATCACGCAAGAGCGATTGATGTAATTTTTCATCAAGCTAAAACAGGACAAACCTATAATATTGGCGGTCATAATGAATGGAAAAACCTAGATTTAATTCATTTGTTATGTACTATTATGGATCAAAAATTGGGAAGAGCTCAAGGAGAATCTGCTAAATTAATCACATTTGTAACTGACAGAGCAGGCCACGACTTGAGATATGCAATTGATTCAACAAAACTTCAAAACGAATTAGATTGGGTGCCAAGCTTACAGTTTGAGGAAGGTTTGGCAAAAACGGTAGATTGGTATTTAAATAACGAGGATTGGTTAAATAATGTAACTTCAGGAAATTATCAGGCATACTATGATAATCAATATAAAGGGAGGTAA
- the galE gene encoding UDP-glucose 4-epimerase GalE, which yields MAKILVTGGAGYIGSHTVVELFNAGYEVVVVDDFSNSDPKMLDQIEKISGKRPEFAELDLCNEQAVNSFVSQHKDIDGVIHFAAFKAVGESVQQPLKYYRNNFYSLINIITAFNSKIKLVFSSSCTVYGQPDSLPVTEFAAVKKAESPYGNTKQIAEEILQETCAVTPDLKVIALRYFNPVGAHKSALIGELPIGVPQNLIPFITQSAIGKRGAITVFGSDYNTPDGSAIRDYVHVVDLAKAHVAAIKKLETQSVDNYEVYNIGTGKGSSVLEIINAFEKSTGEKLNYVIGARREGDVEQTYGDVEKSNKELNWKAELGIEEMMSSAWNWEKYLRDNPF from the coding sequence ATGGCAAAAATATTAGTTACTGGTGGAGCAGGATATATTGGGTCTCATACGGTTGTTGAGCTTTTTAATGCTGGATACGAAGTAGTTGTGGTAGACGATTTTTCAAATTCAGACCCTAAGATGTTGGATCAAATTGAAAAAATTTCAGGAAAAAGACCTGAATTTGCAGAATTAGACTTATGTAATGAGCAAGCAGTTAATTCATTTGTTAGCCAACACAAAGATATTGATGGGGTAATTCACTTTGCCGCATTTAAGGCTGTAGGCGAATCAGTACAACAACCTTTAAAATACTATCGTAATAATTTTTACTCACTAATTAATATTATAACTGCCTTTAATAGCAAAATTAAATTAGTTTTTTCTTCATCTTGCACGGTATATGGCCAGCCAGATAGTTTACCTGTGACAGAATTTGCCGCTGTAAAAAAGGCGGAATCACCTTATGGTAACACAAAACAAATTGCAGAAGAAATTTTGCAAGAAACTTGTGCGGTAACGCCAGACTTAAAAGTTATCGCATTACGATACTTTAATCCAGTTGGTGCACATAAATCTGCCTTAATTGGCGAATTACCTATTGGTGTTCCTCAAAATTTAATTCCTTTTATAACCCAGTCTGCAATTGGAAAAAGAGGTGCAATAACCGTTTTCGGTAGTGATTATAATACGCCTGATGGTTCTGCAATTAGAGATTATGTTCATGTTGTAGATTTGGCAAAAGCTCACGTTGCTGCAATTAAAAAATTAGAAACACAGAGTGTTGATAATTACGAAGTTTACAATATTGGAACGGGAAAAGGAAGTTCTGTATTAGAAATCATTAATGCGTTTGAGAAATCGACTGGTGAGAAATTGAATTATGTGATTGGAGCTAGAAGAGAGGGAGATGTTGAACAAACTTATGGTGATGTTGAGAAATCTAATAAAGAATTAAACTGGAAAGCTGAATTAGGTATTGAAGAAATGATGAGTTCGGCTTGGAATTGGGAAAAATATTTAAGGGATAATCCTTTTTAG
- a CDS encoding 3-deoxy-D-manno-octulosonic acid transferase, with the protein MLWIYNIGIVMYGLLLKLASLFNEKAKLFVNGRKNVFENIAQKVNVKDRPIWFHFASLGEFEQGRPVLEKLKSENPSQKIVVTFFSPSGYEIRKNYALADVFYLPLDTSSNAKRFIELVNPKSAIFTKYEFWFHYFKELHKNQIPLFLISGIFRSDQTFFKSYGGFYRNILKYVTHFFVQNEESVSLLKSIGINEVSLAGDTRFDRVYENAQQPKKLELIETFCGNSRVFIAGSTWPEDEKLLVLLTEKYPDWKFIIAPHEIGENHIREIEGLFPKATRFSVFSSKVSATSSQILIIDNIGMLSSLYQYGKLAYIGGGFGVGIHNTLEAAAFGLPVIFGPKYDKFQEAKDLIAIGAAKSISSADELIAAFEDFKANERASADAKNYVKEKKGATEMIIETLNRN; encoded by the coding sequence ATGCTTTGGATTTATAATATTGGAATAGTAATGTATGGCTTATTATTAAAGCTTGCATCACTTTTTAACGAAAAAGCAAAGCTTTTTGTAAACGGACGGAAAAACGTATTTGAAAACATAGCCCAAAAAGTGAATGTTAAAGACAGGCCAATTTGGTTTCACTTTGCATCTTTAGGAGAATTTGAGCAAGGTAGACCTGTTTTAGAAAAATTAAAATCCGAAAATCCTTCCCAAAAAATAGTAGTCACCTTTTTTTCCCCTTCTGGTTATGAAATTAGAAAGAATTACGCTTTGGCGGATGTTTTTTATTTACCATTAGATACCTCTTCAAATGCAAAAAGATTTATAGAATTAGTAAATCCAAAATCAGCCATATTTACCAAATACGAATTTTGGTTTCATTATTTTAAGGAGTTACACAAAAACCAGATTCCACTTTTTTTAATTTCTGGAATTTTTAGATCTGATCAAACTTTCTTCAAAAGCTATGGTGGCTTTTATCGAAATATCTTAAAATATGTTACTCACTTTTTTGTGCAAAATGAAGAAAGCGTTTCTTTATTGAAAAGCATCGGAATAAATGAGGTAAGTTTAGCAGGAGATACACGCTTTGATAGAGTTTATGAAAATGCTCAACAACCAAAAAAATTAGAGTTAATTGAAACTTTCTGTGGTAACTCTAGGGTTTTCATAGCTGGTAGTACTTGGCCAGAAGATGAAAAACTTTTGGTTTTATTAACTGAGAAGTATCCAGATTGGAAGTTTATAATTGCGCCACATGAAATTGGAGAAAATCATATTCGAGAAATTGAAGGTCTATTTCCAAAAGCAACCAGGTTTTCAGTTTTTAGTTCGAAGGTTTCAGCAACTTCATCCCAAATCTTAATTATCGATAATATCGGAATGCTTTCTTCTCTATATCAATACGGCAAATTGGCCTATATCGGTGGTGGATTTGGAGTTGGTATTCATAACACTTTAGAAGCCGCAGCATTTGGGTTACCAGTAATTTTTGGCCCCAAATATGATAAGTTTCAAGAAGCAAAAGATTTAATAGCAATTGGAGCTGCAAAAAGTATTTCTTCTGCTGATGAATTAATTGCTGCTTTTGAAGATTTTAAAGCAAACGAAAGGGCATCCGCCGATGCGAAAAACTATGTTAAAGAGAAAAAAGGAGCAACAGAAATGATTATTGAAACCTTAAACAGAAATTAA
- the hemH gene encoding ferrochelatase — protein MGKKGVLLVNLGTPDSPEVPSVRKYLDQFLMDERVIDIPKFNRTLLVKGIIVPFRSPKTSKLYKEIWNENGSPLLHYSKIQAKLLQEKLGDEYHVELAMRYQSPSIESALANLKAGLVESIKVIPMFPQYASASSGSVMQLVMELVSKWQTVPPISFINSFHDNKQMIEVFAENARKHQPENYDHVLFSFHGLPERQLLKCDHTGSYCLKNSDCCETLNDTNKFCYSAQGHDTARLLAAELGISKENYTVCFQSRLGKEPWVQPYTTDVLKKLAAEGKKRLLVFSPAFVADCLETLYEITVEYHEEFKELGGEHVQLVESLNDHPKFIEALAEMVKS, from the coding sequence ATGGGAAAGAAGGGAGTTTTATTAGTTAATTTAGGTACACCAGATAGTCCAGAAGTGCCGTCAGTTCGTAAATATTTAGACCAGTTTTTGATGGATGAAAGGGTTATCGATATCCCAAAATTCAACAGAACTTTATTGGTAAAAGGAATTATTGTTCCTTTTAGAAGTCCTAAAACGTCAAAATTATATAAAGAAATTTGGAACGAAAACGGTTCGCCACTTCTCCATTACAGTAAAATTCAAGCTAAATTGTTGCAAGAAAAATTAGGTGATGAGTATCATGTAGAATTAGCTATGCGGTACCAAAGCCCATCCATAGAAAGTGCATTGGCCAATTTAAAAGCTGGTTTAGTAGAAAGCATTAAGGTTATTCCAATGTTTCCTCAATATGCATCAGCAAGTTCTGGTTCTGTTATGCAGTTGGTTATGGAGTTGGTAAGTAAATGGCAAACTGTTCCGCCAATATCTTTCATCAATTCTTTCCATGATAACAAACAAATGATTGAAGTTTTTGCGGAAAATGCAAGGAAGCATCAACCAGAAAATTATGACCATGTGTTGTTTAGTTTTCATGGGTTACCCGAAAGACAATTACTTAAATGCGATCATACAGGAAGTTATTGTTTGAAAAATTCAGATTGCTGCGAAACCTTAAATGATACTAATAAATTCTGCTATTCTGCACAGGGTCACGACACAGCGAGATTATTGGCGGCGGAACTAGGTATCTCAAAAGAAAATTATACGGTTTGTTTTCAATCTCGTTTAGGTAAAGAACCTTGGGTTCAACCTTATACAACCGATGTTTTAAAGAAATTGGCAGCCGAAGGAAAAAAACGCTTGTTAGTTTTTAGTCCAGCATTTGTGGCAGACTGCCTAGAAACTCTATATGAAATTACAGTAGAGTATCATGAAGAGTTTAAAGAATTAGGAGGCGAACATGTTCAATTGGTAGAAAGCTTAAATGATCATCCTAAATTTATTGAGGCGCTAGCGGAAATGGTTAAGTCTTAA
- a CDS encoding TonB-dependent receptor gives MKIKFILVLLSIFSTFSVLAQNAIIKGKITDDFTNKPVVGATISIQGKTNNALTDSLGNYSLSGLLPGVYNLQINFIGFKSKTVYDITVSNAKSTILDISLETEVSQLNEVVVQRAKFIKPIESPLSLRTIGSTEIKRNPGGNRDISKVIQSLPGVSAPVSFRNDIIIRGGAPNENRFYIDGVEIPNINHFTTQGSSGGPVGLINVDFIKEVDFYSGAFPAARGNALSSVFEFKQRDGNPDKMGASLTIGSSDFATVVEGPISKKTTYMASYRLSYLQGLFKLLGLPFLPSYQDFQFKIKTKFNTKNELTILGLGALDKAVLNFNTEKTENNLYTIANFPENKQNNYTIGAVYKNYREKGFSTIVLSRNYLKNEAYKFQDNDENKIQTLNYQSTETENKLRVENSSREGKYKINFGAGIETADYTTNSLQVLPGGTEGYVSAIDFIKYGAFGQVSAPYLADKLNLSFGLRLDGNSFSSKGENPFKTLSPRFSASYNFNEKVSFNFNTGIYYQLPAYTVLGFRNNTGGPLLNQNVNYIRSAQVVAGLEYNTLKNTKFTVEGFFKNYSRYPMVKVFGDVIPLANLGADFGVVGNKPVVGETDGRSYGLEFFAQQRLNKGFYGIFALTLFCSEFKDKLGEYVQSSWNNRYILSMTAGKIIPRNWEIGAKFRLGGGSPYTPYDIAYSSLKSNYSIFPQGVQDYDRLNDNRLKGFYQLDVRVDKKYPFKKFNLNVYLDIQNLTYNKYETQSQLVLDRDANGNAQDATGDVTRFKTKLLTNTSGNILPTIGVIFEL, from the coding sequence ATGAAGATTAAATTTATTTTAGTTCTCCTTTCTATATTTTCTACTTTTTCAGTTCTAGCTCAAAACGCAATTATTAAGGGTAAAATAACCGATGACTTTACCAACAAACCTGTTGTTGGAGCTACAATTTCCATCCAGGGCAAAACCAATAATGCACTTACAGATAGTTTAGGGAATTATAGTTTGTCGGGTTTATTACCAGGTGTTTATAATTTGCAAATCAATTTTATTGGCTTTAAATCTAAAACTGTTTATGATATCACTGTTAGTAATGCAAAATCAACTATTTTGGACATTAGTTTGGAAACTGAGGTTAGTCAACTTAATGAAGTTGTAGTTCAAAGAGCAAAATTTATTAAGCCAATAGAAAGTCCTCTTTCTCTTAGAACAATTGGCTCTACAGAAATAAAACGAAATCCTGGAGGCAATAGGGATATTTCGAAAGTTATCCAATCCTTGCCAGGTGTTTCTGCTCCAGTAAGTTTTAGAAATGATATCATAATTCGTGGTGGTGCACCAAATGAAAATAGATTTTATATAGATGGTGTAGAAATTCCAAATATCAATCACTTCACTACGCAAGGGTCCTCTGGAGGTCCAGTTGGATTAATAAATGTTGATTTTATAAAAGAAGTTGATTTTTATTCTGGCGCTTTTCCTGCTGCAAGAGGAAATGCATTAAGCTCTGTTTTTGAATTTAAGCAGAGAGATGGTAATCCTGATAAAATGGGTGCGTCTTTAACTATCGGTTCAAGTGATTTTGCTACAGTAGTTGAAGGACCGATTAGCAAAAAGACAACTTATATGGCTTCGTATCGGCTGTCGTATTTACAAGGGCTTTTCAAGTTATTGGGTTTGCCATTTTTGCCTTCTTACCAAGATTTTCAGTTTAAGATTAAGACGAAATTCAATACTAAAAATGAGTTAACCATCCTAGGTTTAGGTGCTTTAGATAAAGCTGTACTCAACTTCAATACTGAAAAAACAGAAAATAATTTATATACCATTGCCAATTTTCCTGAGAACAAACAAAACAACTATACCATTGGAGCTGTATATAAAAACTATAGAGAGAAAGGGTTTTCTACTATTGTTTTGAGTAGAAATTATCTGAAAAATGAGGCCTACAAATTCCAAGACAATGACGAAAACAAAATTCAAACCTTAAATTATCAATCTACAGAAACTGAAAATAAATTAAGAGTTGAAAATTCATCTCGTGAAGGGAAATACAAGATAAATTTTGGTGCAGGCATAGAAACTGCTGATTATACCACAAATAGCTTACAAGTTTTACCTGGTGGAACTGAAGGTTATGTTTCTGCCATCGATTTTATTAAGTATGGCGCTTTTGGACAAGTTAGTGCACCATATCTAGCAGATAAACTAAATCTTTCTTTTGGATTAAGGTTAGATGGTAACAGTTTTAGTTCCAAAGGAGAAAACCCTTTTAAGACGCTGTCTCCAAGGTTTTCAGCATCTTATAATTTTAATGAGAAAGTTAGCTTTAATTTTAATACTGGTATTTACTATCAGTTACCTGCCTACACTGTTTTAGGTTTTAGAAACAACACAGGTGGCCCGTTGCTTAATCAAAATGTAAATTACATCCGCTCTGCACAAGTTGTTGCTGGTTTAGAATATAATACCTTAAAAAACACCAAGTTTACTGTCGAAGGATTCTTTAAAAACTACAGCCGCTATCCTATGGTAAAAGTTTTTGGTGATGTAATTCCGTTGGCAAATTTGGGTGCTGATTTTGGTGTTGTAGGAAATAAACCAGTTGTTGGCGAAACTGATGGAAGAAGTTATGGCTTAGAGTTTTTTGCGCAACAAAGATTAAATAAGGGGTTTTATGGAATTTTTGCTTTAACGCTCTTCTGTAGTGAGTTTAAGGATAAATTGGGAGAATATGTGCAGTCAAGTTGGAATAATCGCTATATCTTAAGCATGACAGCAGGGAAGATTATCCCTAGAAACTGGGAGATTGGCGCTAAATTTCGCTTAGGTGGTGGCAGTCCTTATACACCTTATGATATTGCTTATTCTTCATTAAAAAGTAATTATTCTATATTTCCTCAAGGTGTACAGGATTATGATAGGCTGAATGACAATAGATTAAAAGGGTTTTATCAATTAGATGTTAGAGTAGATAAAAAGTATCCTTTTAAGAAATTTAACCTTAACGTATATTTGGATATTCAAAATTTGACTTACAATAAATACGAAACACAATCGCAGTTAGTATTAGATAGAGATGCAAATGGAAATGCACAAGATGCAACAGGAGATGTAACTCGATTTAAAACTAAATTGCTAACAAATACTAGCGGTAATATATTGCCAACAATTGGTGTAATATTCGAATTATAA
- a CDS encoding 4-hydroxy-3-methylbut-2-enyl diphosphate reductase, translating into MAYDLNVTIDKSSGFCFGVVYAIDMAEDILDNEEYLYCLGDIVHNDEEVERLKAKGLRIIDHEQLHQLKDEKVLIRAHGEAPSTYELALKNNLTMIDASCPVVLKLQNRIKNSHDDEEQILIFGKHGHAEVIGLQGQTNGKAIVFQDLAELDEMELPNKITLYSQTTKSTDKFYQIKDELLKRGFDLKANDTICRQVSNRYEELENFVADYDKIIFVSGKKSSNGKVLYDVCKKYNPNSYFISNVEELDKSWFAKNDKVGICGATSTPMWLMEKVKSALENLS; encoded by the coding sequence ATGGCATACGATTTAAACGTCACAATTGATAAATCTTCGGGCTTTTGCTTTGGTGTTGTATATGCCATAGATATGGCAGAAGATATACTCGACAACGAAGAATACCTTTATTGTTTAGGTGATATTGTGCACAACGATGAAGAGGTAGAACGTTTAAAAGCTAAGGGTCTTCGAATTATAGACCATGAGCAATTACATCAGCTAAAAGATGAAAAAGTATTAATTAGAGCACATGGTGAAGCACCTTCTACGTACGAATTAGCTTTAAAGAATAATTTAACGATGATTGATGCTTCTTGCCCAGTTGTTTTAAAACTACAAAATAGAATAAAAAACTCTCATGACGATGAGGAGCAAATTCTGATTTTCGGAAAGCATGGTCATGCAGAGGTTATTGGATTGCAAGGGCAAACAAATGGTAAAGCAATTGTTTTTCAAGATTTAGCAGAGCTTGATGAAATGGAATTGCCAAACAAAATAACCTTGTATAGCCAAACCACAAAAAGCACAGATAAATTCTATCAAATTAAGGACGAGTTGTTGAAAAGAGGATTTGACTTAAAAGCTAATGATACCATTTGCAGACAGGTTTCTAATCGTTATGAGGAGTTAGAAAATTTTGTAGCCGATTATGATAAAATCATCTTTGTTTCAGGTAAAAAATCATCAAACGGAAAAGTGCTTTATGATGTATGTAAAAAGTATAATCCTAATTCTTATTTTATCTCAAATGTAGAAGAGTTAGACAAATCTTGGTTTGCTAAAAATGATAAAGTTGGCATTTGTGGCGCAACATCTACTCCAATGTGGTTAATGGAAAAAGTGAAATCTGCATTAGAAAATCTTTCGTAA
- a CDS encoding Fic family protein, giving the protein MWEFNLEDLQELQPQIDRLYEKKAKLDAARPLPSSALVKIKEDLTLEWTYNSNSIEGNTITLRETQLILQEGITIRGKSLREHFEVHNHEKAIEYLYTLVNENYTLRSIDILNLHGFVLRSIEDDFAGRLRNGGVRIMGANFTPPNASKASILFDELIDFVNENPLGLDNLILTTIFHHKLAWIHPFFDGNGRTVRLAMNLLLMRKGFPPAIILKNDRKKYYEALNQANKGSYHKLCLLMLQALERSLNIYLNVLPGNYYNYEPISSIVEEPGAKYGQEYVSLLARTGKIDAYKEGRNWLTTKAAIEDYMSKRKRER; this is encoded by the coding sequence GTGTGGGAATTTAATCTGGAAGATTTACAAGAGCTACAACCTCAAATAGACAGGTTGTATGAAAAAAAGGCAAAGCTTGATGCAGCTAGACCTTTGCCTAGCAGCGCATTGGTAAAAATTAAGGAAGATTTAACCTTAGAATGGACTTATAATTCTAACAGCATTGAAGGAAACACCATTACCTTACGAGAAACCCAATTAATTCTACAAGAAGGAATTACCATTAGGGGTAAATCTTTAAGGGAGCATTTTGAGGTACATAACCATGAAAAGGCCATTGAGTATTTATATACCTTAGTAAATGAAAATTATACTTTACGCAGTATTGATATTTTAAATCTACATGGTTTTGTATTACGCAGCATTGAAGACGATTTTGCTGGTCGCTTAAGAAACGGCGGTGTTCGTATCATGGGAGCAAATTTTACTCCGCCAAATGCGAGCAAAGCTTCTATCCTTTTTGATGAATTAATAGATTTTGTAAATGAAAATCCTTTAGGTTTAGATAACTTGATACTAACCACAATTTTCCATCATAAATTAGCTTGGATACATCCTTTTTTTGACGGCAATGGGCGTACTGTTAGGCTTGCCATGAATTTACTTTTGATGCGTAAAGGTTTTCCACCTGCCATTATTTTAAAAAACGACAGGAAAAAATACTATGAGGCTTTGAACCAAGCAAACAAGGGAAGCTACCACAAACTCTGCTTATTAATGTTGCAAGCTTTAGAGCGTTCTTTAAATATTTATTTAAATGTTTTACCTGGTAATTATTATAATTACGAACCTATTTCTTCTATAGTAGAGGAACCAGGCGCAAAATACGGTCAAGAGTATGTGAGCTTATTAGCCAGAACAGGTAAAATTGACGCCTATAAAGAAGGCAGAAATTGGCTTACCACCAAAGCAGCTATTGAAGACTATATGAGCAAAAGGAAACGGGAAAGGTAA
- a CDS encoding phosphoribosyltransferase family protein, translating into MPENQVLILDKKQIEQKINRIAYQILEDNLTEKEIVLAGIWDRGYKLAIRLKTVLESIATFKVTLLRVDLEKQNSKLVAKTDLGESEWKNKVIILVDDVLNSGKTLAYGLGVFLNTPHKKIRTVVLVDRSHKIFPIATDFVGLELATILKEHVDVVMDVEGEEDRVYLS; encoded by the coding sequence ATGCCAGAAAATCAAGTACTTATTTTAGATAAAAAGCAAATTGAACAGAAAATCAACAGAATAGCATATCAAATTCTGGAAGATAATCTGACTGAAAAAGAGATTGTTTTAGCAGGTATTTGGGACCGTGGTTATAAACTAGCCATAAGATTAAAAACAGTTTTAGAATCTATAGCAACTTTTAAGGTTACTTTACTTCGTGTAGACTTGGAAAAGCAAAACAGTAAACTGGTTGCTAAAACAGATTTAGGCGAAAGTGAATGGAAAAATAAAGTTATCATTCTGGTAGATGATGTTTTAAATAGTGGAAAAACCTTGGCTTATGGCTTAGGCGTTTTCTTAAACACACCACATAAAAAAATAAGAACTGTTGTTTTGGTGGATAGAAGCCATAAGATTTTCCCAATTGCAACAGATTTTGTGGGTTTAGAATTAGCAACAATTTTAAAAGAACATGTAGATGTGGTAATGGATGTAGAAGGAGAAGAGGACAGAGTCTACTTGAGTTAG
- a CDS encoding head GIN domain-containing protein produces MNFINVLKSSALTLSIIIAGNGIANAQNSKNVSVKNFNGITVSSGIDLYLTQGTTETLTIKGDDDLIKDVIVEQTGTDVKIKYKDGVNWSRLFKNQSIKVYVNYKSLKALTASGGSDVFTQNTLKTDLLNLRASGGSDLKLTLTVKDLNLSISGGSDAELKGSGENMNASASGGSDIDALGYVVNYAKVNVSGGSDANIYVNKGLEAGASGGSDVNYKGNAALKKTTSSRSGDISRIN; encoded by the coding sequence ATGAATTTTATTAATGTACTTAAATCTAGTGCCCTTACTTTATCGATAATTATAGCTGGCAATGGCATTGCAAATGCACAAAACAGCAAAAATGTTAGTGTAAAAAACTTCAACGGCATTACAGTTAGCAGCGGAATCGATTTGTATTTAACACAAGGAACTACAGAAACATTAACTATTAAAGGTGATGACGACCTGATTAAAGATGTTATTGTAGAACAGACTGGCACAGATGTGAAGATTAAATATAAAGATGGTGTGAATTGGAGTAGATTATTTAAAAACCAGAGTATCAAAGTATATGTAAATTATAAATCGTTAAAAGCTTTAACAGCAAGTGGTGGTAGCGATGTTTTTACTCAAAACACTTTAAAAACCGACTTGTTAAACTTAAGGGCTAGTGGTGGTTCTGATTTAAAACTGACATTAACAGTAAAAGATCTTAATTTAAGTATTAGTGGCGGTAGTGATGCCGAATTAAAAGGAAGTGGAGAAAACATGAATGCCTCGGCTAGTGGTGGCAGTGACATTGATGCTCTTGGATATGTTGTTAATTATGCAAAGGTTAATGTAAGTGGTGGTAGCGATGCGAATATATATGTAAATAAAGGATTAGAAGCTGGCGCTAGTGGCGGCAGTGATGTTAATTACAAAGGTAATGCGGCATTAAAGAAAACTACTTCTTCAAGAAGTGGTGATATTAGTCGTATTAACTAG